A stretch of the Pirellulales bacterium genome encodes the following:
- the pgl gene encoding 6-phosphogluconolactonase — MKSEVIVLSDGDQLAAAAAQRIVDAATSAIAARGQFTLALAGGHTPEKTYGLLTQAPLLGKIDGTKTWLFFGDERFVPLDDPRSNYAMAQRVLLKAAPIPADHVFPAPVEQSSPAAAAAEYERQLSGFFKLPAGSPPPILDLILLGLGDDGHTASLFPGAPALQETRSWVTSSPPGVLPPPVDRVTFTFPTLNAARQVLFLVAGANKAEAVRDVIERHASVATRPAAGVHPEYGTLTWLLDTAAAKLLENK; from the coding sequence ATGAAATCGGAAGTCATTGTCCTATCCGATGGCGACCAGCTCGCCGCCGCGGCTGCCCAGCGGATTGTGGACGCCGCCACGAGCGCGATCGCCGCGCGCGGTCAATTCACACTCGCCCTGGCCGGCGGGCATACGCCGGAAAAAACGTATGGGCTGCTGACGCAGGCCCCGCTATTGGGCAAGATCGACGGGACCAAGACGTGGCTCTTCTTCGGCGACGAGCGTTTCGTGCCGCTCGACGACCCGCGCAGCAATTACGCAATGGCGCAGCGCGTGCTATTGAAAGCGGCGCCCATCCCTGCGGATCACGTCTTCCCAGCGCCGGTCGAACAAAGCTCGCCCGCCGCCGCGGCCGCGGAATACGAGCGGCAATTGTCCGGTTTCTTCAAGCTGCCTGCAGGTTCGCCGCCGCCAATTCTTGACCTAATCTTGCTAGGGCTCGGGGATGACGGTCATACGGCTTCACTGTTCCCTGGTGCCCCCGCCTTACAAGAAACCAGGTCCTGGGTCACGTCCAGCCCGCCCGGCGTATTGCCACCGCCGGTCGATCGCGTGACGTTTACGTTTCCGACGCTCAACGCAGCGCGCCAGGTATTGTTCTTGGTCGCTGGCGCCAATAAGGCCGAAGCCGTGCGCGATGTCATCGAGCGCCATGCGTCCGTCGCAACACGCCCCGCGGCGGGCGTGCATCCCGAATATGGTACGCTTACCTGGCTCTTAGACACCGCAGCCGCGAAGCTGCTAGAA
- a CDS encoding alpha-E domain-containing protein, with the protein MLSRVADSIFWMNRYIERAENVARFIEVNLHLTLGLNNGFGNQWEPLVITTGDHENFIERYGVATQKNVIDFLTFDKDNPNSIVSCLRSARENARSVREIISSAMWLELNKFYLTVRGASHGWSMTRAHDFFDQIITSSHLLAGITDATMSHGEAWHFARMGLLLERADKTSRILDVKYFILLPAIRDVGTPLDTIQWAALLKSASALEMYRKSRGRITPSSVVDFLILDRHFPRSIRFCLLAAEDSLHRITGSDHGTFANAAEQRLGRLRAELDYTQVNDIISQGLHEYLDQFQTKLNLAGEGISETFFAPRPVGAPTLVMQRQYQ; encoded by the coding sequence ATGCTGAGCAGGGTTGCTGATTCGATCTTTTGGATGAACCGCTATATCGAGCGGGCTGAGAATGTCGCGCGTTTCATCGAGGTGAATTTGCACCTCACGCTCGGTCTGAACAACGGCTTCGGTAACCAGTGGGAGCCACTGGTGATCACGACCGGCGATCACGAGAATTTCATCGAGCGCTACGGCGTCGCCACGCAGAAAAACGTGATCGACTTCCTGACGTTCGACAAGGACAATCCCAACTCGATCGTCTCGTGCCTGCGCTCGGCACGTGAAAACGCCCGCAGCGTGCGCGAGATCATCTCGTCGGCGATGTGGCTGGAACTGAACAAGTTCTATTTGACGGTACGTGGCGCCTCGCACGGCTGGTCGATGACCCGCGCACACGACTTTTTCGACCAGATCATCACCTCCAGCCACCTGCTGGCAGGCATTACCGACGCCACGATGTCGCACGGCGAGGCCTGGCATTTTGCCCGCATGGGCCTGTTGCTCGAACGCGCCGACAAGACGTCGCGCATCTTGGACGTGAAATACTTCATCCTGCTGCCGGCCATCCGGGACGTGGGAACGCCACTCGACACGATCCAATGGGCGGCACTCTTGAAGTCGGCCAGCGCCCTGGAAATGTACCGCAAGAGCCGGGGCCGTATCACGCCCAGCTCGGTGGTCGACTTCTTGATTCTGGACCGGCACTTTCCGCGGTCGATCCGTTTCTGCTTGCTTGCCGCCGAAGATTCGTTGCACCGCATCACCGGCAGCGACCACGGCACGTTTGCCAACGCGGCCGAGCAGCGGTTGGGCCGGCTGCGCGCCGAGCTCGATTACACGCAGGTCAACGATATCATCAGCCAGGGCCTGCACGAGTATCTCGATCAGTTTCAGACCAAGCTGAACCTGGCCGGGGAAGGAATCTCGGAAACATTCTTCGCGCCGCGCCCGGTGGGCGCCCCCACGTTGGTGATGCAACGGCAGTATCAGTAG
- a CDS encoding circularly permuted type 2 ATP-grasp protein → MRFEAYETGTFYDEMFDHGGQPRAGAAMLVRKIEALSLNEIKKCQQAAELALLNMGITFNVYGHEAGTEKVWPFDIVPRIIESHEWEQIERGLRQRITAMNLFIDDVYHDQKIVRDRIIPEELLHSGKCYLSPCAGLNPPRGVWCHISGIDLVRDADGRFYVLEDNMRCPSGVSYVLENREVMKRTFPQVFEGLCVRPVDDYPDRLLETLQYVAPPGVLEPVVVLLTPGVYNSAYFEHSFLAQQMGIELVTGSDLVVSEGYVYMRTTNGLRRVDVIYRRIDDDFLDPLELRSDSLLGVPGLLDAYRNGRVALANAPGTGIADDKAVYAYVPEIIRYYLGEDPLLSNVPTFVCSDEKHRQHVLSNLDKFVVKEANGSGGYGMLMGPMASKSERDKFHDLISHDPRKYIAQPMLSISRVPTIVDESFEGRHVDLRPYILYGKEIYVLPGGLTRVALEKGSMVVNSSQGGGSKDTWVLGARVEDSFTINGEPTVAAPVEATSC, encoded by the coding sequence ATGCGTTTCGAAGCATACGAGACCGGCACGTTTTACGACGAGATGTTCGACCACGGCGGCCAGCCCCGAGCAGGCGCCGCAATGCTCGTCCGAAAGATCGAGGCTCTCAGCCTCAACGAAATCAAGAAATGCCAGCAGGCGGCCGAACTGGCCCTGCTGAACATGGGCATCACCTTCAACGTCTACGGTCACGAGGCCGGCACCGAAAAGGTGTGGCCCTTCGACATCGTGCCGCGCATCATCGAATCGCACGAATGGGAGCAAATCGAACGCGGCCTGCGCCAGCGCATCACGGCGATGAACTTGTTCATCGACGACGTCTATCACGATCAAAAGATCGTCCGCGATCGCATCATCCCCGAAGAGCTACTGCACTCGGGCAAGTGCTACCTGTCTCCCTGCGCCGGACTGAATCCGCCGCGCGGGGTGTGGTGCCACATCTCGGGCATCGACCTGGTGCGCGACGCCGACGGACGCTTCTATGTCCTCGAAGACAACATGCGCTGCCCGTCGGGCGTGTCGTATGTGCTGGAAAACCGCGAAGTGATGAAGCGGACTTTTCCACAAGTGTTCGAGGGGCTGTGCGTGCGGCCGGTTGACGATTATCCCGACCGCTTGCTCGAGACCTTGCAGTATGTCGCCCCGCCGGGAGTGCTGGAGCCGGTCGTGGTGCTGCTGACGCCGGGCGTCTACAACTCGGCCTACTTCGAACATTCGTTCCTGGCCCAGCAAATGGGGATCGAGCTGGTCACCGGCTCGGACCTGGTGGTCAGCGAAGGGTACGTCTACATGCGGACGACCAATGGTCTGCGCCGCGTGGACGTGATTTATCGCCGCATCGACGACGATTTCCTCGACCCTCTCGAATTGCGTTCAGATTCACTGCTGGGCGTGCCCGGCTTGTTGGACGCCTATCGTAACGGACGCGTAGCTCTGGCCAACGCTCCCGGAACGGGCATCGCCGACGACAAGGCAGTCTACGCCTATGTGCCCGAGATCATTCGTTATTACCTCGGCGAGGACCCGCTGTTGTCGAATGTGCCGACGTTCGTCTGCTCGGACGAAAAGCACCGTCAACACGTGCTGTCGAATCTCGACAAGTTCGTCGTTAAAGAAGCGAACGGCTCGGGCGGCTACGGCATGTTGATGGGACCGATGGCTTCGAAGAGCGAGCGGGACAAGTTTCACGATCTCATCTCGCACGATCCGCGCAAATACATCGCTCAGCCGATGCTGTCGATCAGTCGAGTACCGACGATCGTGGACGAATCGTTCGAGGGACGCCACGTCGATCTGCGTCCTTACATCTTGTACGGCAAGGAAATCTACGTGCTGCCGGGCGGTTTGACGCGGGTGGCGCTCGAGAAAGGTTCGATGGTCGTGAACAGCTCGCAAGGCGGCGGCAGCAAGGACACCTGGGTCCTGGGCGCCCGCGTCGAAGATAGCTTTACGATAAATGGAGAGCCAACCGTGGCCGCGCCGGTGGAGGCCACTTCATGCTGA